CGACCGTAGCGTTTCTCGAGCAGGGCGAAAAGTTCGGCGACCTGGGGATGAAGCACGAAACGGGGATAACCCAGTTGCATGGCGGAGACAATTTCCGGGCGGCCTTCCTCGTAGCCCACGGCATGATCCCAGCAGGGCAGGGCCACGGAGGTAGCGTGGGGCGAATCCGGCAGGGGCTTCCCCAGGTCCTCGGCGCTCCAGCAGGGATCAATCAGAAGATTTCGGCTCATCAGTCGGGCGTACCATGGCGTAAAAGGGTGACATGTTCCTACGCAGCCCCTCGATCCATGCACACATTGAAGGGGGCTTACGGGCCGCACACCATAGCACAATCGGGTGTTATTCCGGAAATGCGCACCCGAGGCGGAGTCCGGCGCCCGGAGAAGTGACATTTTTTGTCACTCAGTCCCCCTCAGGGGCGAAATAATGCGCATCGCCGGGTGGTCGCGAGAGGGGGCATATTGCTAACCATCCTGTTTACAACACCTTAAGCATCTGGCACGGCAAATGCTCTATCCTGGCAGGTCAATTGACCTCCAGGTACAGAATATTACCGCACTGATCATAACGAACGGATAGGAGATGGGATATGAGCAAAAAAAGCGGCTTTACTCTGATTGAGCTCATGATTGTTGTCGGGATAATCGCCATCATTGCGGCCATCGCCATCCCGAATCTGCTGCGCTCGCGTATCCAGACCAACGAATCGGCGGCGATACAGAATCTGCGGACGGTGATGGGCGCACAGACGGCCTACAGCGCGACGAACTATGTGTTCGCGACGGATTTCGATGACCTGACAACGGCCACCCCATCCTTCCTGGCGGGCGACTGGGATCCGGCCCGGGGCGGCTACAATTTTGTCCTCGGCGGTGATGTGGACAACTTTACGCTCAACGCCAACGCGAAGGAGTATGGCGTGACCGGGAACCACGGCTTTTACACCGATGCTTCCGGGGTCATTCGATTCGCCGTGATGGGCGATGCGGACGGATCGGGTGAGCCGATCGGCTGACTTACGGACTTGAGGATGGTGGTGGTGTCGGTGCGCACCCCATGCCGCGCCGATACTGGAAACCTGGACTCGGCTGCGCGCGGAAAAAGCGGGAGCAGACACATTGGGCAGGCCCCCCACTTCGGGGGGCTTCGTATTTCTGGCAAGACGGATGACTTTTTAATCCTTCCCGGCCATCGGGTACACTCCTCTACTGGCAACCCAAACGCAGTGAGGCAACGAGTCGTGGGCGAATCCGATCTGAAAGTTTCTTCCACTCAGGCTCTGGACGAGATTCCCGCGCCGGAGCTCCCCTGGCTTCCGCCCCGTGCGCCCCAGCCCATACCGGGAATCGGTCTCATCGGGTGCGGGGGCATCACGGCCTACCACCTCGACGCTTACCGCGACGCCGGTTTTCCCGTGCTGGCCTTCTGCGATGTCGATGAAGACCGTGCATCGGGTCGGCGGGATACCTACAATCCTTCGGGCGCGGTCTACGCGGACTACGTCACCCTGCTCGCACACCCCGGTATCGAAGTGGTGGATATCGCCACCCATGTAGAGGTGAGGGGTGCCATGATCGAGGCCGCCCTTCGCGCGGGGAAGCATGTGCTGAGCCAGAAGCCCTTCACGCTGGACCTTGCCGAAGGCGAGCGGTTGATTGCGCTGGCGGAGGAGAGAAATCTCAAGCTCGCCGTCAATCAGAACGGCCGCTGGGCCCCCCACTTCAGCTACATGCGCCAGGCGATCGCCGCGGGAGTCATCGGCGAGGTAAACGCCGTCCATCTGGCGGTGCACTGGGACCATGCCTGGACCGAGACTACGGTCTTTAACGACATACCGCACCTGATTCTGTACGACTTCGCGATTCACTGGTTCGACATGCTGACCTGCTTCATGGGCGATACCGCGCCCTTGCGTGTCTTTGCTTCGGAAGCGCGGACGGCACGCCAGACCAACAAACCGCCCATGCTGGGTCAAGTTATTGTGGAGTACCCAAACGCTCAGGCCACGCTGGTGTTTGATGCGGCCACGAAATTCGGCGCGACAGACCACAGTTTCATCGCGGGCACGCTCGGCACCCTCCAAAGCACGGGCCCCGACTTAAGCCACCAGGCGGTAACGCTGTACAACGAGCACGGTATCGCACGCCCCGCCTTAACCGGAGAATGGTTCAAGAACGGCTTCGAAGGAACCATGGCGGAATTGCTGTGCGCCATCGCCGAGAACCGCCCCCCAGCTAACAGCGCCCGAAACAATTTGAGGAGTTTGGCGTTGTGTTTCGCGGCGATTGAAAGCGCCCGTAGTCACCAGCCCCAGGTTCCGGGTAACATCCGGCGCATGCCAAACTGACGTTCAAACACGACGGAGCATCAACATGATTCAAGTCGGAATTCTAAACGCCTATTTCCCCTACACGCTGGAAGAGAGCGCGCGGCGCATCCGGGCGCTGAACTTCAACACGGTCCAGCTCGACCTCGTCTTCAAGGATATGGATCTCGGTGTTAACGACATCAACACGGCGAAATGCAAGACCATCCGCGACACCTTTCGCCGCTACAATCTGCCCATCTGCTGCATCTCGGGCTACACGAACCTGGTTCACCCCGATCCGGATAAACGCAAGGCCAATCTGGCGATGCTCAAACAGATCCTCCACCACGCGTGCGAACTGGGCACCCCCTACGTCATCAGCGAGACGGGAACCTTCGACCCCGACAGCGACTGGGTACACCATCCAAGAAACAAGACGCGCGAGGGCTACGAGGAATGTCGCGACGTGATCGCGGACATCGTCCAGTGCGCCCGAGAGCACGGCGCGCGCTTTCTCATCGAGACCTACGTCAATAATGTCATCGGATCGATTGAGGAGACCCTTCGGCTCTTTGCCGACATCAACGACCCGACACTTGGCCTGCTGATGGACCCGACGAACTATTTCGAGACGCACAATATCGACCAAATGGACACGCAACTCAACGCCATCTTCGATGCCTTATCCGACAAGATCGTCATCGCCCATGCCAAGGACGTGCGCAAGGCGGAAAAGGATCAGGGCGTGGTGCTTTCCAACATTGACGCGGGTGAAGGGCACGCCTTGCAGGGCGTCGGCATGATTGAATTGCCCCCGCCGGGGCTGGGAGTGTTGAACTACGACCTCTACCTGAAGCGCCTCGCCCGGAAGCACCCGAACATTCCTATCATCATCGAGCACCTGGATGAATCGGATGTACCCCGGGCGAAGGAATTTATCGACGGGCGGCTGATGGCAAACGGGGTGTGAGGCGGGCGGGTCTCAGAACCCGGCGAACAACTTCAGGAGGACGACGGGTATCTGTGTGGCACGCTACGCCCGCCATCCGCCGGGTGATTTTCCCCATCGTCTTGTGTACACTGTATCCATCGAGTATTGGCAACACGTCAGGCGGGTATTAGCATGTCTTTGAAGTCTTTCGCGCGCGCTCTGTTCATCGGGACGCTGACCGTTGGTTCCGGCGTCATTGCCGAAGAAATGAGAGCCCCGGCATCGCCCCAGGACCTGGAATTCTTTGAATCCAAGGTGCGACCGGTGCTGAGCCAGTATTGCTACGAGTGCCATGGCGCGGAAACCCAGAAGGGCGGTCTGCGCCTGGACCATATTAGTACCATCCTCGCGGGTGGCGAGTCCGGCCCGGCCCTCATCGCAGGGAATCTGGCCGAGAGCCGTATCCAGCTCGCCGTAGCGTATGACAACGTAGATCTCCAGATGCCGCCCAAGGGCATTCTCCCCCAGGAAGCGCGCGACGCCCTCGCCGAATGGATCACGCGCGGCGCTCCCTGGCCTGAAGAGCCCGTACCAATGGGCGGCGCGGCTGTGGAGGTCTTCGACCTGGAGCAACGGCGCGATACGCACTGGGCCTGGCAGGCTGTGAGCGATCCCGCGCCGCCTGCGGTTCAAGATGAGCGCTTTCAGCACCACCCGGTGGACCAGTTTCTCCAGGCGAAGCGCGAGGAAAAGGGACTGACCACCGCACCCGAGGCGGATCGCCGGGTGCTTGCGCGGCGCGCCTCTTTTGCCCTGACCGGTTTCCCGCCCGCCCCCGAAGAGGTGGATGCCTTCGTCGCCGACGCCTCGCCGGACGCCTACAGCCGCCTTTTGGATCGACTCCTGGACGAGCCGGCCTTCGGCGAACGCTGGGCGCGCCACTGGTTCGACCTCGTGCGGTATGCCGAGACCCACGGCCACGAAGGCGACTATCCCATTCGCCATTCCTGGCCCTACCGCGACTATGTGATTCGCGCGTTGAACGACGACGTGCCCTACAATCAGTTCGTGCGCGAACACATCGCGGGCGACCTGCTGAAGCAGCCGCGCGAGAATCGCGAGGGACGCTTCAACGAATCGGTCCTCGCCACGGGCTTCTGGTACATGCACCAGGCCACCCACGCCCCGGTGGACGTGCAGCGCGATCAGGCGGATCGCATCGACAACCAGCTCGATGTCATGTCCAAGGCCTTTCTGGGTATGACGGTCTCTTGCAGCCGCTGCCACGACCACAAGTTTGACGCCATTCCCGCACGGGACTACTACGGGATGGCAGGTCACCTTTACAGCGCCCGGCAATCGGTGGCTTTTCTCGATCCCGGCCACAAAATACACTCCAGTACAGTGGCCCACCAGGCCGTGTTCCGCGACCAGATCGCCAGAACGCTGTCCGTCGTTGACGCGACACCTACTGTCGATCACCTTTCCGTCGCCCCTTATTTAACAGCAGCCGCAATCGTTCTGTTCGACGCACCCAAGCCCACGGACGGCGTACCCCTGGAAATTCCGCCGGACAACGCGCATCCCGAGCCACGGCCCGCCGTGGGACGCCCCATCGCCGTGGTTGCGGGAGAAATGCAGCTTGACGCGGACCTGCTCGATCGCTGGGTTGTGGCCCTGTCCGAGCCGGGCGTCGAAAGGCCCAGTCATCCCCTCCATGCCTGGCATCGACTCGCCCGCGAATCGCGCGTGGCGGAAGCCCAGACCTTTCTCGACAGCACTCGCGCTCTGGCCACCGCGCCCGCGACGACTCAGGAAGATCCGACGAACCGGGTCTATGCCACCTTCGATGGGACGGACTTCGAGGGCTGGTTCAATTCGGGAGACGCCTTTGGCGCAGCACCTTCCCCGGCCAATGCCTGGCAGTTTCTCCACGGGGAGGTGTTCCCCACGCTCCAGGGCACGGCTCACAGCGGCCTCGGCGCTGGGCGCCTGCAGGGCATACTCCGCTCCCCCAATTTCAAAATTGACAGCGACTATATCCATTTCCGTCTGGCGGGGCAGAACACGCGCATTCGACTGGTCATCGACGGCTACCAACTGACACCCGACAATGGCCTCCTCTTTGGCGACACGATGATCTACGTGGGCGACACCCGTGGGGCCTTTGCCTGGCACTCCATGGGCAAGCAGGTGGGAAAATACCGGGGACGAACCGCCTACATCGAGATTATCGACGAAAGTAATGGTTACATCGCGGTCGACAAGATCGTTTTCAGCAATAATCCTGAGCCGCCGATCGACCCGGCGTTGTCCTTCGCGGATCTCGTTCAGCCGGATGCCCCGAACGCGACAGCGACGCTGGAAGAGCTCGCACGGCGCTACGAAGCGGCTTTTCGAGCCGCGTGGGCGACCGGCGATCTTCAAGCCCGCTGCTCGAACCCCTATGCCGCCCTTCTCCTCCGTCGGGGCCTCTGGTGGAGCCCGGAAAAACTTGCTGAGCGCGACGCCATCCGAGCGGCCCTCTTCCAGTCCGAAGAACGCATTGCGGAGCCCATGAAAGCCGTGGCCATCACCGACGGCTCCCCCGACGATGCGGAGTACTTCATCCGCGGCGACCACAGGAATGCCGGCGACCCCGTACCCCGTGGCTTTCTGGCGGCGCTGAGCACCCGCATCGATCCCGTCGCGCCCGATCGGCTCACGCTGGCGGAGAAAATGGTGGACCCGGCAAACCCCTTGACGGCCCGAGTGTACGTGAACCGGATCTGGCACCATCTTTTCGGGCGGGGCATCGTGGCGTCCGTGGACAATTTCGGCAAGTTGGGCCAGCCGCCCACGCACCCCGAACTGCTGGATTTCCTGGCCACGCGCTTCGTGGAAAACGGGTGGTCCACGAAGTGGCTCATCAAATACCTCATGAGTACGGAGACGTGGCGAATGAGCAGCGTGCCCTGCTCCCCGGAAAGCGAGAAGCTCGATCCGGCGAATCTTTATCTCCACCGCATGACGGTGAAGCGCCTT
This window of the Candidatus Hydrogenedentota bacterium genome carries:
- a CDS encoding type II secretion system protein — translated: MSKKSGFTLIELMIVVGIIAIIAAIAIPNLLRSRIQTNESAAIQNLRTVMGAQTAYSATNYVFATDFDDLTTATPSFLAGDWDPARGGYNFVLGGDVDNFTLNANAKEYGVTGNHGFYTDASGVIRFAVMGDADGSGEPIG
- a CDS encoding Gfo/Idh/MocA family oxidoreductase — its product is MVVVSVRTPCRADTGNLDSAARGKSGSRHIGQAPHFGGLRISGKTDDFLILPGHRVHSSTGNPNAVRQRVVGESDLKVSSTQALDEIPAPELPWLPPRAPQPIPGIGLIGCGGITAYHLDAYRDAGFPVLAFCDVDEDRASGRRDTYNPSGAVYADYVTLLAHPGIEVVDIATHVEVRGAMIEAALRAGKHVLSQKPFTLDLAEGERLIALAEERNLKLAVNQNGRWAPHFSYMRQAIAAGVIGEVNAVHLAVHWDHAWTETTVFNDIPHLILYDFAIHWFDMLTCFMGDTAPLRVFASEARTARQTNKPPMLGQVIVEYPNAQATLVFDAATKFGATDHSFIAGTLGTLQSTGPDLSHQAVTLYNEHGIARPALTGEWFKNGFEGTMAELLCAIAENRPPANSARNNLRSLALCFAAIESARSHQPQVPGNIRRMPN
- a CDS encoding sugar phosphate isomerase/epimerase, with protein sequence MIQVGILNAYFPYTLEESARRIRALNFNTVQLDLVFKDMDLGVNDINTAKCKTIRDTFRRYNLPICCISGYTNLVHPDPDKRKANLAMLKQILHHACELGTPYVISETGTFDPDSDWVHHPRNKTREGYEECRDVIADIVQCAREHGARFLIETYVNNVIGSIEETLRLFADINDPTLGLLMDPTNYFETHNIDQMDTQLNAIFDALSDKIVIAHAKDVRKAEKDQGVVLSNIDAGEGHALQGVGMIELPPPGLGVLNYDLYLKRLARKHPNIPIIIEHLDESDVPRAKEFIDGRLMANGV
- a CDS encoding PSD1 domain-containing protein → MSLKSFARALFIGTLTVGSGVIAEEMRAPASPQDLEFFESKVRPVLSQYCYECHGAETQKGGLRLDHISTILAGGESGPALIAGNLAESRIQLAVAYDNVDLQMPPKGILPQEARDALAEWITRGAPWPEEPVPMGGAAVEVFDLEQRRDTHWAWQAVSDPAPPAVQDERFQHHPVDQFLQAKREEKGLTTAPEADRRVLARRASFALTGFPPAPEEVDAFVADASPDAYSRLLDRLLDEPAFGERWARHWFDLVRYAETHGHEGDYPIRHSWPYRDYVIRALNDDVPYNQFVREHIAGDLLKQPRENREGRFNESVLATGFWYMHQATHAPVDVQRDQADRIDNQLDVMSKAFLGMTVSCSRCHDHKFDAIPARDYYGMAGHLYSARQSVAFLDPGHKIHSSTVAHQAVFRDQIARTLSVVDATPTVDHLSVAPYLTAAAIVLFDAPKPTDGVPLEIPPDNAHPEPRPAVGRPIAVVAGEMQLDADLLDRWVVALSEPGVERPSHPLHAWHRLARESRVAEAQTFLDSTRALATAPATTQEDPTNRVYATFDGTDFEGWFNSGDAFGAAPSPANAWQFLHGEVFPTLQGTAHSGLGAGRLQGILRSPNFKIDSDYIHFRLAGQNTRIRLVIDGYQLTPDNGLLFGDTMIYVGDTRGAFAWHSMGKQVGKYRGRTAYIEIIDESNGYIAVDKIVFSNNPEPPIDPALSFADLVQPDAPNATATLEELARRYEAAFRAAWATGDLQARCSNPYAALLLRRGLWWSPEKLAERDAIRAALFQSEERIAEPMKAVAITDGSPDDAEYFIRGDHRNAGDPVPRGFLAALSTRIDPVAPDRLTLAEKMVDPANPLTARVYVNRIWHHLFGRGIVASVDNFGKLGQPPTHPELLDFLATRFVENGWSTKWLIKYLMSTETWRMSSVPCSPESEKLDPANLYLHRMTVKRLEGEVIRDSLLALGGNLDATMYGPSVQAYVAPFEQNRRSPASGPMDGNRRRTVYLEVRRNHLLPMVMAFDAPVPDTTIGARTVSNLPAQALIMMNDPFVLAQAQVWCERMLASEPPDLDTLLERLYQEALTRAPRDDERGALGAFVRSQAALYGISDGDVWKDRRVLTDLCHTIFMLKEFIYIG